In a single window of the Rhipicephalus sanguineus isolate Rsan-2018 unplaced genomic scaffold, BIME_Rsan_1.4 Seq346, whole genome shotgun sequence genome:
- the LOC119377094 gene encoding juvenile hormone acid O-methyltransferase, with the protein MASVHPETVHKPFTQTGTPMVYDEAHRGMVESTVQLLETWQKSFFTHSEENDASDHQYLEIGCGPGNIARNHLLPLCPPSLKRLVGTDISEAMVNYARTAHAHPKVDYRVLDVTADEDVSRFIAEEGRFQRVYSFLVLHCIHDKAAALKNIERLMTPGGECLVIYNPYLKWGEFQRALLESDSWEKYHGVVWRAMPVFHESNDPVSLRKSFFDLVELTGLVPLTCELVRINVKSANVDDLARLFATANPIYPLLTEEEKPMLLDFAKNFLLEGGCSSFSPTGSTQELRFVFHGYKP; encoded by the exons ATGGCCAGCGTGCACCCGGAAACGGTGCACAAACCGTTCACTCAAACGGGGACACCGATGGTGTACGACGAAGCACACCGAGGCATGGTTGAATCTACAGTGCAGCTGCTCGAGACTTGGCAGAAGTCGTTCTTCACGCACTCCGAAGAAAACGACGCCAGCGACCACCAGTACCTGGAGATCGGCTGCGGTCCGGGCAACATCGCTCGCAACCACCTGCTGCCCCTGTGTCCTCCGAGCTTGAAGAGGCTCGTCGGTACGGACATCTCGGAAGCTATGGTGAACTATGCCAGGACGGCGCACGCCCACCCGAAGGTCGATTACCGAGTGCTGGACGTCACCGCAGACGAGGACGTGTCCCGGTTCATCGCCGAGGAAGGCCGATTTCAGAGGGTGTACTCCTTCCTCGTGCTTCACTGTATACACGACAAGGCCGCCGCGTTGAAGAACATCGAGCGCCTGATGACGCCTGGTGGCGAGTGCCTCGTCATATACAACCCATACTTGAAGTGGGGAGAGTTCCAGCGGGCGCTACTGGAAAGCGACTCGTGGGAAAAATACCACGGC GTGGTCTGGCGCGCAATGCCCGTGTTCCACGAATCCAACGACCCTGTTTCCTTGAGAAAGAGCTTTTTCGATCTCGTCGAGCTGACTGGGCTCGTGCCGCTGACCTGCGAGCTGGTTCGAATCAATGTGAAAAGCGCCAACGTCGATGACCTTGCAC GATTGTTCGCAACTGCCAATCCGATTTATCCTCTGCTGACGGAAGAAGAAAAACCAATGTTGCTCGACTTCGCCAAGAATTTTCTGCTGGAAGGAGGCTGTTCCAGCTTCTCGCCCACAGGGTCAACGCAGGAGCTCAGATTTGTTTTTCACGGATACAAACCGTAG
- the LOC119377095 gene encoding uncharacterized protein LOC119377095, translating to MKSFLLLALFCAAAAALPAFESPSEVDDVIVEGSKAFSLLLPAVALPYAVALIAVLVPLAKAFVLGTMNVLNLPFEVLVALYLLLYVAMFTFPQLASLLKVTSVFTARSESARTPRAAEEPHLPAVEAVMDWARNYVPQWWLAAIRTTEAPVVTTTSESTTTVGVSTITATAKPTSSSTKTSTNGEPVVSPPAPEAPAAVTSAKRSGSTNAPSTSSKCSSFQVCQSTARLVKDYPMSAMLVGYLSHFLEGLKFERAVREGMAGLDCTLIYPRCR from the exons ATGAAGAGCTTCCTGTTGCTTGCCCTGTTCTGCGCTGCTGCTGCCGCATTGCCGGCCTTCGAGTCACCCAGTGAAGTCGACGATGTCATCGTCGAAGGCTCCAAAGCGTTCTCTCTTCTTCTGCCCGCCGTCGCGCTGCCTTACGCCGTAGCGTTAATCGCCGTCCTGGTTCCCCTGGCCAAGGCCTTTGTCTTGGGTACCATGAACGTGCTGAATCTACCCTTCGAAGTGCTGGTGGCCCTCTATCTCCTCCTGTACGTCGCCATGTTCACGTTCCCGCAGCTGGCGTCTCTACTGAAAGTGACCTCTGTTTTCACGGCGAGGTCCGAATCGGCAAGGACGCCACGAGCAGCCGAAGAACCGCACTTGCCTGCTGTGGAAGCCGTGATGGACTGGGCGCGGAATTACGTACCCCAGTGGTGGCTGGCGGCCATTAGGACCACTGAAGCTCCAGTAGTGACCACGACTTCTGAGTCGACAACGACGGTGGGCGTGTCGACGATCACCGCGACTGCCAAGCCCACCTCCAGTTCGACGAAGACTTCGACGAACGGAGAGCCGGTTGTTTCACCACCGGCCCCCGAAGCGCCCGCGGCTGTGACGTCAGCGAAACGCTCGGGATCCACAAATGCACCGAGTACATCTTCCAAGTGCTCCTCCTTCCAAGTGTGCCAGTCAACTGCGAGACTCGTGAAGGATTATCCCATGAGCGCCATGCTCGTGGGCTATCTAAG CCATTTCCTCGAGGGGCTCAAGTTCGAGCGTGCCGTCCGCGAAGGAATGGCCGGGCTGGACTGCACCTTAATCTATCCGCGCTGTCGTTGA